From the Ruminiclostridium josui JCM 17888 genome, one window contains:
- a CDS encoding type I polyketide synthase — protein MSNFEENDSLDGAIAIIGMAGRFPGANNTEEFWENLYNGVESVKFFKHDDLVKMGIDEHLLDNPKFVAADAILDGMDMFDAEFFDYSAREAEIMDPQHRLFLESAWEVLESAGYNSDLYDGRIAVYASANLSGYMVRNLYSNPELVESLGSFKIMIANGQDFLATKVSYKMNLMGPSVNVNTLCSSSMVAVHYACQSLNNFECDIAMAGGVSFQVSRNEAFFYQEGGIGSADGHCRAFDSKANGTVSGSGLGILALKRLEDAIADGDYIHAIIKGTGINNDGSSKNSYTAPNVDGQAECIAEAIEMSGVNPETITYIDAHGTGTNLGDPIEIAALTKAFRAYTDKKEFCAIGSVKTNIGHLVNAGGVASMIKTILAMKHRIIPASLNFQEPNPKIDFVNSPFYVNSELSKWETEGFPLRAGVSSFGIGGTNTHVILEEAPDVQPSEKSKRPYQLISLSAKTETALEKMTQNLVEHINKNPDLNLADIAFTHHVGRRSFNHRRIVVCKDLIDLKEKLNNSASCNVISYFQKHKNRPVVFMFPGDVKYVNEWGELYKTEEKFRKTVDYCADYLVSILGIDIRTLLNSDRTANENNIERSLTFVAQYSMAKLLIESGLKPESMIGEGAGEYVAACISEVLSLEDVLRITASEDKDFPEILGEVTLNVPQIPFVSSMRGKWMDDSLATSTDYWLQQRNSNFSAQGLQEILSDDERIFVEIGNGKRFLAEAGTSLISVQIENKSSSEAFIECMGKVWVYGAKVDWNKFYEEEKRHRIPLPTYPFERQRYWIEPGVRTDKKREQEFPVSDKSEIDEKLLAKSSKASISVSIELDEDTLGSETHAPKINQIEEMLLFKEKLEKLCSEFEGKIKVSPLLLKSSEKLSESNLDSSEKLSKRPRPDLDVPYVEPSSEVEKIIAEHWKKVLGFEKLGIHDDFFELGGHSLIAAAVASDLSKVFNIQIPMTKLLEATTIAEVAEMVETFRWAIQGEGEAAAAEEEMEGGTI, from the coding sequence ATGAGTAATTTTGAAGAAAATGACTCCTTGGATGGTGCAATAGCCATAATAGGTATGGCAGGCCGCTTCCCAGGGGCTAATAATACGGAGGAGTTCTGGGAAAATCTTTATAATGGTGTGGAGTCTGTAAAATTTTTCAAACATGATGACCTTGTAAAGATGGGTATAGACGAACATCTGCTGGATAATCCAAAATTTGTTGCAGCTGACGCTATTTTGGACGGAATGGATATGTTTGATGCCGAGTTTTTTGATTATTCTGCAAGAGAAGCAGAAATTATGGATCCACAGCACCGCTTGTTTCTTGAGAGTGCATGGGAGGTACTTGAAAGTGCTGGATATAATTCTGATTTGTATGACGGACGAATAGCAGTCTATGCCAGTGCAAACCTAAGCGGATACATGGTAAGAAACCTGTATTCCAATCCAGAACTGGTTGAAAGTCTGGGTTCCTTCAAAATAATGATAGCAAACGGACAGGATTTCCTTGCAACAAAGGTGTCCTATAAAATGAACCTTATGGGGCCAAGTGTAAATGTCAACACTCTTTGCTCATCATCTATGGTAGCAGTTCATTATGCCTGTCAGAGTCTTAACAACTTTGAATGTGATATTGCTATGGCGGGAGGCGTCAGCTTTCAAGTGTCAAGAAATGAGGCATTCTTTTATCAAGAAGGCGGTATAGGTTCTGCAGATGGACACTGTCGTGCCTTTGACTCCAAAGCCAATGGAACGGTAAGCGGAAGCGGACTGGGCATTTTAGCATTAAAAAGACTTGAGGATGCAATTGCTGACGGAGATTATATACATGCAATTATAAAAGGAACAGGCATTAATAATGACGGTTCTTCAAAAAACAGCTATACTGCTCCAAATGTAGACGGTCAGGCTGAATGTATTGCTGAGGCTATAGAAATGTCAGGTGTCAATCCTGAAACAATTACATACATAGATGCTCACGGAACAGGAACAAACCTGGGAGACCCTATTGAAATAGCTGCTTTGACCAAGGCATTCAGAGCATATACAGATAAAAAGGAGTTCTGTGCAATAGGTTCGGTAAAAACAAATATAGGTCATCTAGTAAATGCCGGCGGTGTGGCTAGTATGATAAAAACAATACTAGCAATGAAACACAGGATAATACCGGCAAGCCTGAATTTCCAGGAGCCAAACCCTAAGATAGACTTTGTAAACAGTCCATTTTATGTAAATAGCGAGCTTTCAAAATGGGAAACAGAAGGTTTTCCACTAAGAGCAGGTGTCAGCTCATTTGGAATCGGAGGCACTAATACACATGTTATTTTGGAGGAAGCTCCTGACGTCCAACCATCGGAAAAATCAAAAAGACCTTATCAGTTGATTTCACTATCAGCAAAGACAGAAACAGCACTTGAAAAAATGACACAAAACCTTGTTGAACATATAAATAAGAATCCTGACTTAAATTTAGCTGATATAGCATTTACACATCATGTAGGTAGAAGAAGCTTCAATCACCGTAGAATTGTAGTTTGTAAAGACCTTATAGATTTAAAAGAGAAATTAAATAATTCCGCCAGTTGTAATGTTATCTCGTACTTTCAGAAACACAAGAACAGGCCGGTTGTATTTATGTTTCCAGGAGATGTTAAATACGTAAATGAGTGGGGCGAATTGTACAAGACTGAAGAAAAGTTCAGAAAAACTGTGGATTACTGTGCCGACTATCTAGTGTCCATTTTGGGTATTGATATAAGAACTTTACTGAATTCAGACAGGACTGCAAATGAAAACAACATTGAAAGATCATTAACTTTTGTTGCACAGTATTCGATGGCAAAACTCCTTATAGAGTCAGGTTTAAAACCTGAAAGTATGATAGGGGAAGGTGCAGGAGAATATGTTGCCGCATGTATTTCTGAAGTATTGAGCCTTGAAGATGTATTGAGAATTACTGCTTCCGAAGATAAAGATTTTCCGGAAATTCTAGGGGAAGTCACATTAAATGTACCACAAATACCATTTGTATCGTCTATGAGGGGAAAATGGATGGATGATTCCTTGGCAACAAGTACGGATTACTGGTTACAACAGCGCAACAGCAATTTTTCAGCCCAAGGCTTGCAGGAAATTCTTTCTGATGATGAAAGGATTTTTGTTGAAATCGGTAATGGTAAAAGGTTTTTAGCAGAAGCCGGAACTTCTTTGATTTCAGTTCAGATTGAAAACAAAAGTTCCTCTGAGGCATTTATAGAATGTATGGGAAAGGTCTGGGTTTACGGGGCAAAAGTTGATTGGAATAAATTCTATGAAGAAGAAAAGAGGCACCGTATTCCACTGCCTACATATCCATTTGAAAGACAGCGATATTGGATTGAACCTGGTGTAAGAACTGATAAGAAAAGGGAGCAGGAGTTCCCGGTTTCTGATAAATCCGAAATAGATGAGAAGTTGCTTGCGAAATCCAGTAAAGCAAGCATTTCCGTATCTATAGAGCTGGATGAAGACACATTAGGCTCAGAAACACATGCCCCTAAGATAAATCAAATAGAAGAAATGCTTTTGTTCAAAGAAAAACTTGAAAAATTATGCTCTGAATTTGAAGGGAAAATAAAAGTTTCACCTCTGTTGTTAAAGAGTTCAGAAAAACTCTCTGAGAGTAATTTGGACAGCTCTGAAAAGCTTAGCAAAAGGCCTCGTCCCGATTTGGATGTACCTTATGTGGAACCTTCAAGTGAGGTTGAAAAAATAATTGCGGAGCACTGGAAGAAGGTTCTTGGCTTTGAAAAACTGGGAATACACGACGATTTCTTTGAGCTTGGGGGCCATTCACTGATTGCTGCCGCCGTTGCATCAGATTTAAGTAAGGTATTCAATATTCAGATACCAATGACCAAGCTTTTGGAGGCTACAACAATTGCCGAGGTTGCAGAAATGGTTGAAACCTTCCGTTGGGCTATACAGGGAGAAGGAGAGGCAGCAGCTGCTGAAGAGGAAATGGAAGGCGGAACAATATAA